ATGACATTCAGCTCCAGAGGTTGCTGTTCATCACGGATAAGCAAATAGCGGTCGGTCATTTTTTCCAACTGCCGGTTAGCATGGGAAACCATCAATTCAAAGGTCAGGCCCTGAGCAAAGTTGCGGTATCTTTTCCCGTCAGCTGAACCGATAAGACCATGCAGTTTCTCCCAGCGATGACACTCTTTCTTCCGGGCTTCGATGGCCGACTGCTTTTCCTTGATTCGTTCTTTGGCTGCCGTGTTCTCCTGCAGCTTGTGCTTGAGACCGGCAATGGCGTCGCGCGATTCTTTCAGGGATTTTTCATATTCTTTGAATTGCGGCTCCAGCTCCTCACGCGTTTTATCGGTGAGATTCCTGGCGATCTCGGTGGCCAGGCGCCTCTTCCGGTCTTTCTGTTTGGCCTTGAGCTCGGTTTGTGCCTCATCCAGCTCCTTTGCCCGCGAAGATAAGATTTCCCTTTCCTCATTGTTCAGCCTGGCCTCAAGGAAAAATTTTTCATCTTCAAAACCTGCCGGCACCAGAGCCGCCGAAAAGGCAGTTTCCGCTTTATTCAGTTCCGGCTCTCGCTGCCCGAGACGCTTTTTCAATGATTCACTATGTGTCCTCGCCGATGTCAGTTTCTGCTGTAGCTCGGTATTCAGGCTTCCGGCTTTCTTTTCTGCTTCCTCGGCATCCGCAATGGCTTTGTACAGGCGGGTTTCTTCTTCGTCGGGCTTTTTGTCGCCATACAATTTCTTCCGTTCATCAGTTCCGGATCTATGTTCCTTTTTCAGCCGCTCCAGATTTTCCAGTTTTTCAGTCAGGGCCTTGACCTGAGTTTCAATCACAGCGTCCAAACGCTTTATCTCGCTATCGATGGCCGCGATCTGTTTTTCGATTTCGGTCTTTTGCTTCAGCTGTTTCTGCCATGCCTTCAGCCGAGCTCTGAGAGACTCGAGCAGTAATGAGACCTCTGATTCCGGTATTTCCTTTATGCCGAGTGGCTGAAGTTTCCCTGATACTGCCAGCTTAAGCTCTTCAAAGCTGGTCCGAAGTTTGGTGAGGCCATCCTTCATTTCTACGAGGCCTTTTTCAGCGGCCTTTCTGTCATTGACAGCATTGGTTTCCAGCTTCTCGCTGTCATTGAGGTTTTTACGGCAAGCGGTTTCCGCTTGTTCCAGTTTTTTGATGGCGGTTTCCTGATCTTCCGCCTTGGTGATCAGTTTGGTCAGCGACTCGATCTTATGCTCGATTTCATCGGGCACCGGAACATTTCCTTCGGCAAAAGGATGCTCGGTCGAACCGCAGAGCGGACACGGTTTGCCATCTTCCAGCTTGGCCCGGTGGTCTTCAAGCTTCACGATCTTTCTGATGTATGATATTTCACGAAACAGGGTTTCCTTCTCCGTGCGATATTCCCGAAGCAATTTATCGCCCAACATTTCGCTTAAGGCCTTTTTTGCATGCTGAAGACTTTTTGTGGCTTCATCCAGCTCCTGCTTGCGGAAAGAACATTGCTTTGTGGCTGCCTCCACTGTCTTTGAAGCTTCCGCCATGGCAGCATCAGCATTTTTGAGATCGGTTTCTTTCTGAGCGATCTCTTGTTGTCCGGCGAGGAGGTTGCCCACCTGTTCTTCAATACCGGTCAGGCCACCGATCAACCATTCATCCTGCGCATGCTCTTTGAGATAGTGCTCTGCAGTCTCCAGCGTTTTTTCGGCCTCGGTGTGCTTTTCCTGTTCCTTCACCCGTGCCTGTTTGTCCCTCTCGATCTTCGCAGCTTCCCTGGTGCAGGTCTCAGCGCCATCTGAAATGGTCTTGACCTGCTGCGCGATCTTTTGATCAAGCGAACGGATTTTCCGAATCAGCGGGCCTGCCGCTTTCAGATTTTCTTTGGATTTGATGGTGAGCTGCTCGGCGGCCTTGCAAGCTTCAGCTTGTGCGTTTGCAGAGATTTCCAGTTCAGGAAGTGCGGATTCCTCTGTTTTCAATGCAGCCTGATCGTCCGCCTGCTGTTTACGGAGGGCTTTGAGCGTTGCGTATGCTCCATCCAATGACGCTGCTTTAACGGCCCGTTCAAGTTTGACTCGTTCCGGTTTGAACGCTTCTGTATCGACCTGCAGTTTTGCAGCTTCACCCGTAAGACTGTGAATTTCTTTTTTCAGATCTTCAATGGTGGTCAGCCATGTGATGGCCTTACCGGTGTCAATCGACTTACCGGCAAACTCGGTCTCCTGTTTCTGCTTTGCCTCAAGGTCGTGCCGAATCTCTTTTTCCTGTTCCGGCTCCAGAATCACAATGCCGGCTGTTTCGGCGTGCAGCAGGTTCAGTTTTTCCTGCTCATCACGTCGGCGTTCATGAACACGGCGTGAAATTTCGGAATAAATCTCGGTTCCGGTAATCTGCTCAAGTATTTTTGACTTCTGCTCATCGTCAGCCTTCAGGAAGGTATCGAATCCGCCCTGAGCCAGCAGGATGGATCGAGTGAAACGCTCAAAATCCATCCCGGTTTTTTCTTCAATAACACCACCGACAAGACTCTTCTTTGTTTCGATTGGTTTCCCGGTGTCGGCATCCACTATCTGGTGCACCTGATCCTGCAGCTTACCTTCAGCCTTTTTCCGCGCGCGGCGCTGTTCCCAATGACACCGGAACCGGCCGGCCCGGGATTCAAATAATACCTCGGCATAACACTCACCGGTCTGGCGGGACATGATCTCATTGCCGTTTTTATTGATTCTGTCTAGTCGCGGCGTTTTCCCATAGAGGGCGAGACACATCGCATCCAATATGGTGGATTTGCCCACACCGGTCGGGCCGGTCAGGGCAAAGATTCCGTTGGAAACATATTCGGGAATGGTGAAATCTATGGCCCATTCACCGTAGAGGGAGTTGAGGTTCTTAAATCGGAGTTCAAGTATCTTCATAATCAGCCTCGCTATTCGGCGTTTATGTCGTCTTCATCAAGAGACTTGATTATTTCGTTATAGGAGACTGTCAGTTCCTCCCGGTCTTCATCCGGTACCTCAAAGGCATCCAGACAGCGGGTAAAAACATCTCCGGCATCCAGATCATCGAGGGTTTCATCTTCCGCAACCGTACTGATTACCCGGTCCATGATACGCCGGTTTTTTATCCGACGGATTTCCATGGCAGAGCCAGCCATTGCTTCATCGAGCATCTCGCGCAGGTTGCCGATGATCTCGCTACCGGTGTATTCAATCTCAAGCCATGCCGTGCTTTCTTCCATTTTCAGTTCTTCCAGCTTTGCATGGATATCATCCAGAGAGCCTGCAATGCGGACCAGCTGCTGAAAACACGGAACAGGAAGCTCTTGGATAATTGGCGTGGTGCAGTTGAACCCAATGAGCATGACCTTCTTTTCCTGCGTCGCTTCACCATAGCCCATTGGGATTGGCGAACCACAGTAGCGTATGTGTTCCGCGCTGCCGACAGCCTGAGGAACATGCAAATGTCCGAGGGCGAGATAGTCGACTGACAAAGGGAAAACATCCTCGCCGACATGCGCCAGCGATCCAACATAAAGTTCCCGAACACCATCACCGTCAGCGGTCTTCCCGCCCGCCGTAAAGAGGTGCCCCATGGCAACGATGGGAACGCAATCATGCCCGGCGCTTTTGAATTCGGTTCGTTTCTGTTCGGCAATACCGCAAACATTCGCGTAGTGGTTTTTCAGCCCCTCAACGAGCTTGGCGTTTTTGTCATCGATCGTTTCTCCCGGTTCGACCGTCCGGATATCCTTATCCCGTAAATATGGCACTGCACAGACGATAGCCTCCGGCGTGTCATCCGTATGAAGAACAATCACCTCGTCATGTAAGGCCTCGGTCATGGAGCCGATCACATACACATTCAGTGCCCGCAAGAGTTCCCCGGGAGCATTCAAAAATGACGGTGAATCATGGTTCCCGGCAATAACCACAACATGACGGCAACAGGATGCAGCAACCCGAGAGAGGAATCGATAGTAGAGCCCCTGTGCCCGGTTGCTGGGGGTGCTTGTATCAAACACATCACCGGCGACAAGAAGGGCATCGACCTGTTCATCTTCAATGGTTTGAGCCAGCCAGTCCAGGAAAGCCGAAAACTCCTCATAGCGCTTCCGCCCGTAAAGGGATCGGCCTAAATGCCAGTCTGATGAGTGCAAAATTTTCATTGAGTCTCCCCCACTCTCTGTGCTTCTTCAACAACCATCTCAGCTACACCGATACTTTGAAGGAACGCCGAATACCGACCAGGACCCGTTTCCTTGATTTTTCGTGATATGTATTTGGCTATGGTCTTCATCTCTGGAACATCAATCGGTAAAATGTCGCGTTCAAATACACCCGCTAAAATCATTGTTGATGCGGTCCCCGAGCAACGCGCCCAATGCATTATAAGATACTTGTTTTGCCGCTGTCACATTCAAGAACCTAAAAACAGATCAGTCTCTTCATCGTTTCTCCCCGGTCTTCTTGGCAGCCACGACGGCCGCCTCGGCCACCTTCCCGTTATTCTCCTCGTTCCCGGCCAAGGTTAGTTGCTGGCCAAGGTCGGTCGGTTTTTTTCTGATTATATGGATGAGATATGATAGGAGATGAGATTTGGAAAGGGGATCTCCATCACCTTTAAAACCTACACAGTTTAAAAACTATTATGTGCAAAAAGAGATATTTTGCCGGTATTTTCAGGCTCATAGAGCCGGTATGTCTGTAGAAAAAAGCAAGAGAAAAACCCTCTTGAGGTTCGTAGAACCGGCATGTCTTCGTTTTCACTGCAGAGCTGCGCTATTCGGCGGGAATAAATCACCCCTTTGAAATACGCAAAAAGAATGATTTTTAACAGGATCCGTGGATCATATGCCGGTGCTCCGGTTTCATCATTCCGGTACCGATCATCGAATATAGACATGTCCAGGGAATCAATTACATCACTCAGCGCTTAAAACGATTCTGAGTAACTATTTCTTCCGACAATATAATCCGCATTCCTAAAATTGTTCTCTTCAAGTCATCAATAATGGCTGTATTGTAAGGGCTCGCAAGCGACCTCATCAAGTAATCAATTCTGGGACCGATTAATAAAATATGTATTCTGTTTTGATGGAAATAGCCTAATCGAATCATGATTGGAAATGAAAGATATTCAGTGATTGCCCCAAATCTCTCTGTACCTGTTGCTCCTTGAATGTCTTGTTTATAACCTTTTGAAGCATATTCAATT
This genomic interval from Chitinivibrionales bacterium contains the following:
- the sbcD gene encoding exonuclease subunit SbcD → MKILHSSDWHLGRSLYGRKRYEEFSAFLDWLAQTIEDEQVDALLVAGDVFDTSTPSNRAQGLYYRFLSRVAASCCRHVVVIAGNHDSPSFLNAPGELLRALNVYVIGSMTEALHDEVIVLHTDDTPEAIVCAVPYLRDKDIRTVEPGETIDDKNAKLVEGLKNHYANVCGIAEQKRTEFKSAGHDCVPIVAMGHLFTAGGKTADGDGVRELYVGSLAHVGEDVFPLSVDYLALGHLHVPQAVGSAEHIRYCGSPIPMGYGEATQEKKVMLIGFNCTTPIIQELPVPCFQQLVRIAGSLDDIHAKLEELKMEESTAWLEIEYTGSEIIGNLREMLDEAMAGSAMEIRRIKNRRIMDRVISTVAEDETLDDLDAGDVFTRCLDAFEVPDEDREELTVSYNEIIKSLDEDDINAE
- a CDS encoding AAA family ATPase, yielding MKILELRFKNLNSLYGEWAIDFTIPEYVSNGIFALTGPTGVGKSTILDAMCLALYGKTPRLDRINKNGNEIMSRQTGECYAEVLFESRAGRFRCHWEQRRARKKAEGKLQDQVHQIVDADTGKPIETKKSLVGGVIEEKTGMDFERFTRSILLAQGGFDTFLKADDEQKSKILEQITGTEIYSEISRRVHERRRDEQEKLNLLHAETAGIVILEPEQEKEIRHDLEAKQKQETEFAGKSIDTGKAITWLTTIEDLKKEIHSLTGEAAKLQVDTEAFKPERVKLERAVKAASLDGAYATLKALRKQQADDQAALKTEESALPELEISANAQAEACKAAEQLTIKSKENLKAAGPLIRKIRSLDQKIAQQVKTISDGAETCTREAAKIERDKQARVKEQEKHTEAEKTLETAEHYLKEHAQDEWLIGGLTGIEEQVGNLLAGQQEIAQKETDLKNADAAMAEASKTVEAATKQCSFRKQELDEATKSLQHAKKALSEMLGDKLLREYRTEKETLFREISYIRKIVKLEDHRAKLEDGKPCPLCGSTEHPFAEGNVPVPDEIEHKIESLTKLITKAEDQETAIKKLEQAETACRKNLNDSEKLETNAVNDRKAAEKGLVEMKDGLTKLRTSFEELKLAVSGKLQPLGIKEIPESEVSLLLESLRARLKAWQKQLKQKTEIEKQIAAIDSEIKRLDAVIETQVKALTEKLENLERLKKEHRSGTDERKKLYGDKKPDEEETRLYKAIADAEEAEKKAGSLNTELQQKLTSARTHSESLKKRLGQREPELNKAETAFSAALVPAGFEDEKFFLEARLNNEEREILSSRAKELDEAQTELKAKQKDRKRRLATEIARNLTDKTREELEPQFKEYEKSLKESRDAIAGLKHKLQENTAAKERIKEKQSAIEARKKECHRWEKLHGLIGSADGKRYRNFAQGLTFELMVSHANRQLEKMTDRYLLIRDEQQPLELNVIDNYQAGEIRSTKNLSGGESFIVSLTLALGLSKMASRKVRVDSLFLDEGFGTLDEEALETALETLSGLQQGGKLIGIISHVSALKERIGTQITITPVSGGRSSLSGPGCIKRSSFDRLENVVSRAEEEGHVFKGKNK